In the genome of Colwellia sp. PAMC 21821, the window GTACTTCACCGAATTCTTCTTCTTGTCGGTTCCAACCAAAGTCACTCGCGGGATCAAAAAAGCCTAATAAACCTATCGTTGAATTTAAAACAAAACGTCCGGTTGATTTTGCCGCATCGGTGAATTTTGCTTGTAACAAATGGTTAATGATTGTTGAAGGCTCGTTTAAGTTAAGCGCCATGTTATGAACACCGGTGCGTAAGTCGGTCGGCATATATTCAACATAGCCTTGAGACGCTGGTCTGAATACGTATTTGTCTGCATAGTCCCAAGTAAAAGTCCAAAACGGTCGGTTAATAGCTTCTAGCGGATCTTTGGGATCAGAGACACTTTGCTCTGACGACGGCGTTGTGGAACAAGCCGTTAAAAATAACGAAAGCGTAAAGGCTAATAGAAGTTTTAGACTAAATATTGCTTGGGCTTTCAATACAATGTTTCTTATTTTGTTCACTACTCGGTCCTTGTTTTATAACCGCTAAACACTTTATCTAACGACTAATATCAATCTCATTAATTATCTGATCATCTATACTGCTTAAAATAACCAACTACTGCGTTATTTATTTAATCATTATCGCTGCATCGATGCAGCTTATTAGCCAATGCAGGAGCATATTGTCCTGAACAACTCGTTATTAAAGTAAATACCTTGTATTTGGCCACTTTTACGGCGTATAAAGCCGATCACTTAATGAATCAACTTGGTATAAAAATAACATGATTTTTCTCAGTCGTGCAGTTTACCACGAGCGCAATAATAATTTTATTTTTAAATGTAACTTTAAGATCAATTTTTTATATCACGGCGAAGTAAGTTTAACGGTGTAGAGCATAATGATTATTTTGTAGATTTTTGCCTATGCACTGAAAGTAACATTTCGGCCTCGGCTCTTGGTATATCGCACTCACGCATAATTTCAGCAATGTCTGCGCCGAGTTCAACCAACTTTTGTGCTCGAGTGTAGAGTTTATCTTCGGGTTGCTGATGTAAAAGCTGTTCAATGGTTTGAAGTTGGCTACTGAACTGGTCCTGAGCCACTTTAATACGGTGCTCTAGTTGCTTGCTAACTTGTTCATTGTCTCGTTGCGATTCACTGCATTGCTTTTGGTTAATGTCTAATTGAGATTGACTGCTTGCAAGTAAATCTTGTAATTCTACCAACAGCATTTCTTGACTAGTAACCTGTTGTTCTAACGCTTCTATTTGCTTAGTAAAACGATTTTTTAGTGACAGTAAAAGCATAGCAACAAGCATCACAATGGCAAATGCGATTAGGCTGATCAAGTTCGCGGGGATATTTTCCATAGTATAATTAAGTTCGCTGGGAGATAAAAGCCTACACATGCAGGCTTATTGGTTGACGTTAGAATTGTTTTAATTCATCCCACTCGTCATCAGAGAGTAATTTATTCAAATCTACTAAAATCAGTAGCTCACCCTCTCGGTTTGAAACGCCTTGGATAAATTTAGCACTTTCATCGTTGCCAATATTTGGCGCGACATCAATCTCTGATGCTTTTAAATATACAACTTCAGCAACGCTATCGACTAAAATACCAATAACCTGCGTTTCAGCTTCAATGATCACAATACGAGTATTGTCAGTTATTTCAGCAGACTCAAGGCCAAATCTTGTCCGAGTATCTATCACGGTGACTACATTACCGCGTAAATTGATGATGCCCATAACATACATTGGTGCACCTGGAACCGGTGCTATTTCGGTGTAGCGCAAGACTTCTTGTACTTGCATGACGTTAATACCATAGGTTTCGTTATCGAGCTTAAACGTTACCCATTGCAGTACCTCATCATTGATGTCTACACGTTCGCTTGCATTGCGTCTTTCATCAGACATACTGCTGACCTCTTTAAATTTCGGTTTCTTAAAATACTTATGCACTAAGTATACTGGCAAGTCTCAAATCATCAATTATTCTTGTCTTATATTTGCGCCTTTTTCCAATAACTTAATTAAGGATTCAACATCTAGCAGTGCGCACATACGATTTTTGACTAACCCTGCGAGCCAAGGTCGTTTGTTTGTTGAGTCTAACCATTTTACATCTTCTTGCTTGAGCGTGACCGTATCGACCAAGTTCTCAGCCATTAAGCCCCACGAGGAATCACATAGCATGATAATATATTGATAGTTCAGTGCCGACATTAAGGCTTCATTGCATTTCTCTGGCATAACCCAAAGTGCGGTATCAACTACATTAACTTTTTCGTCCCGGTGTAGCATTACGCCTTTAAACCAGTCTGGTTTTCCCATCAATGGCGTGGTTTTATCCGTATTATGGATGCCCCCTAGTTCAACCAGCGGTACGGCGATTTGTAAACCTGCCACATCGAAAAACATCGCCTGAAAGTCGCCCTCTCGATAACTTAGCTTTTTGGTCGCTGCAAAACCACCTGCACTTTTACGGGTTTTAATTTCATTTGCGTTAGTTTTTATCGGCTGTAGCTCTGGTTTTAGTTCTGGCTTTAGTTCTGGCTTTAGTTCAGCTGCTTTAAGCGTAGGTTTCGGCGCAGTTTTTGACTGAATGGGTTTAACAGCCACTTCAGTCATCGCCTGATCACGACTTAAGACTTCTTGCTTTATTTTTTTATTCGCCGATTTTGCTGAACTCAATGCGTCAGTGCTGTCTTGTTCAGCCAACGGCGGGAAGGTTGCACTATTGAGTAATTTTTCAAGCGAATGAGTTTGCTTCTCTTTAACTGGCAGTGCAGGTTTTTGCTCTACTTCTTCTGTAAGCAATTCTGACAAATAGCTTTGCATTAACTTTTTACTTGCCGCTAAAGGTTTTGGCATAGATTTACTTACTCTTGGTGTTTAAGTTAACTAAATATTTTAGTAAATTTCGATAAGCAATGATACCACGAGACTTAGCAGCATAGTCTGAAGGTACCTTTTGTGCATCACTGGCATTACGAAAGTTAGTATCAATAGGAATGACTGCGGGCCACACTGACTCACCATAAAGTGCCTGTAGTTTTTTATAAGACAATATTGAAGCTTTTGTGCGTTTATCAAACATGGTGGGGACAATTGTATATTTAAAGGCTGTGGGTTGCTGACCTTGCATAACTTCTAAGGTTTTCATCATGCGGTCTAAACCTTTAAGTGCCAAAAATTCAGTTTGTACCGGGACAATAATTCTATCGCTGGCCGCTAACGCGTTTACCATCAATACCCCTAACACTGGCGGGCAATCAATCAGTACGTAGTCATATTCATCCTGAATTACACGCAAGGCCTTTTTTAACACTAATCCCATACCACCTTTATTACCAAGTGAGCGATCCAGTGTTGCTAAACCCATAGTAGCCGGCAGTATGTCGATATTTTGATAACTTGAAGGACATACGCTTTGCATAATTTGTTCTTTGCCGGCTACCTGTATAAACAAGTCATATACGCTCAGCTCTAAGTCTTCAGATTCAATACCAAAATAATAACTGAGTGAGGCATGAGGATCGGTATCAATCAGCAAT includes:
- a CDS encoding ParA family protein, whose amino-acid sequence is MVVWTVANQKGGVGKTTSTIALAGLLAEQGNRVLLIDTDPHASLSYYFGIESEDLELSVYDLFIQVAGKEQIMQSVCPSSYQNIDILPATMGLATLDRSLGNKGGMGLVLKKALRVIQDEYDYVLIDCPPVLGVLMVNALAASDRIIVPVQTEFLALKGLDRMMKTLEVMQGQQPTAFKYTIVPTMFDKRTKASILSYKKLQALYGESVWPAVIPIDTNFRNASDAQKVPSDYAAKSRGIIAYRNLLKYLVNLNTKSK
- a CDS encoding chemotaxis protein CheW, whose translation is MPKPLAASKKLMQSYLSELLTEEVEQKPALPVKEKQTHSLEKLLNSATFPPLAEQDSTDALSSAKSANKKIKQEVLSRDQAMTEVAVKPIQSKTAPKPTLKAAELKPELKPELKPELQPIKTNANEIKTRKSAGGFAATKKLSYREGDFQAMFFDVAGLQIAVPLVELGGIHNTDKTTPLMGKPDWFKGVMLHRDEKVNVVDTALWVMPEKCNEALMSALNYQYIIMLCDSSWGLMAENLVDTVTLKQEDVKWLDSTNKRPWLAGLVKNRMCALLDVESLIKLLEKGANIRQE
- a CDS encoding DUF2802 domain-containing protein, which translates into the protein MENIPANLISLIAFAIVMLVAMLLLSLKNRFTKQIEALEQQVTSQEMLLVELQDLLASSQSQLDINQKQCSESQRDNEQVSKQLEHRIKVAQDQFSSQLQTIEQLLHQQPEDKLYTRAQKLVELGADIAEIMRECDIPRAEAEMLLSVHRQKSTK
- a CDS encoding VacJ family lipoprotein translates to MNKIRNIVLKAQAIFSLKLLLAFTLSLFLTACSTTPSSEQSVSDPKDPLEAINRPFWTFTWDYADKYVFRPASQGYVEYMPTDLRTGVHNMALNLNEPSTIINHLLQAKFTDAAKSTGRFVLNSTIGLLGFFDPASDFGWNRQEEEFGEVLGSYGVGDGPFLVIPALGPSSVREEVGDFVDSYYWPLAVIDFWPNILRAGIIGLEARASFADQEAILRDAIDPYEFVKNAYFQNMQYKVYDGNPPIEVNKAEEENIDAYLEELEGM
- a CDS encoding chemotaxis protein CheW yields the protein MSDERRNASERVDINDEVLQWVTFKLDNETYGINVMQVQEVLRYTEIAPVPGAPMYVMGIINLRGNVVTVIDTRTRFGLESAEITDNTRIVIIEAETQVIGILVDSVAEVVYLKASEIDVAPNIGNDESAKFIQGVSNREGELLILVDLNKLLSDDEWDELKQF